From one Paractinoplanes brasiliensis genomic stretch:
- a CDS encoding serine hydrolase, whose amino-acid sequence MTVIDEVVAATPDVRWSIAVPGLGEHEPGRRLRTASVGKLLLLIETARRLEDGTLDAGEMLVKDPAVAVADSGLWQHLSVDALPVADVALLIAAVSDNYATNVLLGRVGLAAVAALTGKLGLHETRLLDRVRRDRGPHDPPTLSTGSAGELAGMMRTIARGELVSPAVSARMDAWMATSADLSMVASAFGADPLTHTRSVRNKTGTDDGIRADVGYIGHQPYAVLAEFPEEQSALVMAGMRRIGEAVAALS is encoded by the coding sequence GTGACCGTCATCGACGAGGTCGTGGCCGCCACCCCGGACGTCCGGTGGTCGATCGCGGTGCCGGGTCTCGGCGAGCACGAGCCCGGGCGAAGGCTCCGGACGGCCAGCGTCGGCAAGCTGCTCCTGCTGATCGAGACCGCGCGGCGCCTCGAGGACGGCACGCTCGACGCCGGCGAGATGCTGGTCAAGGACCCGGCGGTGGCGGTCGCCGACTCGGGGTTGTGGCAGCACCTGAGCGTGGACGCGCTGCCGGTTGCCGATGTCGCGCTGCTGATCGCGGCGGTGAGCGACAACTACGCCACCAATGTGCTGCTCGGGCGCGTCGGGTTGGCGGCGGTGGCCGCGCTGACCGGCAAGCTCGGCTTGCACGAGACAAGACTGCTTGACCGCGTACGACGGGATCGGGGTCCTCATGATCCGCCGACGCTCTCGACCGGGTCGGCGGGAGAGCTGGCCGGCATGATGCGGACGATCGCGCGGGGGGAACTGGTGTCGCCCGCCGTCTCGGCCCGGATGGACGCGTGGATGGCGACCAGCGCCGACCTGTCGATGGTGGCGTCCGCGTTCGGCGCCGACCCGCTCACGCACACCCGGTCGGTGCGCAACAAGACCGGCACCGACGACGGCATCCGCGCCGACGTGGGCTATATCGGACACCAGCCGTACGCGGTGCTCGCGGAGTTCCCCGAGGAGCAGAGCGCGCTGGTCATGGCCGGGATGCGCCGGATCGGCGAAGCGGTCGCTGCCCTGTCGTAA
- a CDS encoding adenylyl cyclase, translating into MTKTAGRRHLRRILAVGLTAVTVGALTGAPAAAAPAAAAAAAPNFGTNVTIFDPSMPVAEIQAKLDAAHAQQVNAEMGTNRYAFLFKPGTYGTDAQPLQIKVGYYTEVSGLGASPNDVVINGKVEVYNRCLTENGTANCLALVNFWRTLSNLSIKVNGAGQDGCRAGANFWAVSQAVSLRRLNVDGNFTLMDYCTAGPQYASGGFIADSQFGNVTNGSQQQWLTRNSKVGAWSNAVWNQVFAGVEGAPDDSAFPNPPYTTLATTPLSREKPFLFVDAKGKYAVRVPSAHRDTSGVSWDEDLTKGRTIPLSDFFVAKPSDPEWLINAQLLLGKNLLFTPGVYNVDQTIHVLRPNQVVLGIGHATLTAVNGVTPIKVADVPGVIIAGVTIDAGAKESKNLLQVGNKNGLKISSPSNPTTLSDVYFRVGGPHIGKVDTALEINSDNVLIDHTWVWRGDHGVEGFTEGVNGDTQRWRTNTGRYGAVINGDNVTATGLFVEHFQKYNTVWNGEKGTTVLYQNELPYDPPTQADWMNGKTKGYAGYKVGDKVKNHSLYGAGVYVFNQNNPSIVTENGFEVPQRPGVKLHHIMTVNLSAGVINHVVNGVGEAADMTKVGAPVFITDYPAS; encoded by the coding sequence ATGACGAAAACTGCCGGTCGCCGGCACCTGCGACGGATTCTCGCCGTCGGGCTCACCGCGGTCACCGTCGGTGCGCTCACCGGCGCGCCCGCCGCCGCAGCCCCCGCCGCGGCCGCCGCAGCCGCACCGAATTTCGGCACCAACGTCACCATCTTCGACCCGAGCATGCCCGTCGCCGAGATTCAGGCGAAGCTCGACGCGGCGCACGCGCAGCAGGTCAACGCGGAGATGGGCACCAACCGCTACGCCTTCTTGTTCAAGCCGGGCACCTATGGCACCGACGCCCAGCCGCTGCAGATCAAGGTGGGCTACTACACCGAGGTCTCCGGCCTCGGCGCGTCACCGAACGACGTCGTGATCAACGGCAAGGTGGAGGTCTACAACCGCTGCCTCACCGAGAACGGCACGGCGAACTGCCTCGCGCTGGTCAACTTCTGGCGCACGCTGTCGAACCTGTCCATCAAGGTCAACGGAGCGGGTCAGGACGGGTGCCGCGCCGGCGCCAACTTCTGGGCCGTCTCGCAGGCCGTGTCGCTGCGCCGGCTCAACGTCGACGGCAACTTCACGCTGATGGACTACTGCACCGCCGGCCCGCAGTACGCCAGCGGTGGCTTCATCGCCGACTCGCAGTTCGGCAACGTCACCAACGGTTCGCAGCAGCAGTGGCTGACCCGCAACAGCAAGGTCGGCGCCTGGTCGAACGCGGTGTGGAACCAGGTCTTCGCCGGTGTCGAGGGCGCGCCGGACGACTCGGCGTTCCCGAACCCGCCGTACACGACCCTGGCCACGACCCCGCTCAGCCGGGAGAAGCCGTTCCTGTTCGTCGACGCCAAGGGCAAGTACGCCGTACGGGTTCCCAGCGCGCACCGCGACACCAGCGGCGTGAGCTGGGACGAGGACCTGACCAAGGGCCGGACGATCCCGCTGAGCGACTTCTTCGTCGCGAAGCCGTCCGACCCGGAGTGGCTGATCAACGCGCAGCTGCTGCTCGGCAAGAACCTGCTGTTCACGCCGGGTGTCTACAACGTCGACCAGACGATCCACGTGCTGCGCCCCAACCAGGTCGTGCTCGGCATCGGCCACGCCACGCTGACCGCGGTCAACGGGGTCACGCCGATCAAGGTCGCCGACGTCCCCGGTGTGATCATCGCGGGTGTCACGATCGACGCCGGCGCCAAGGAGTCGAAGAACCTGCTGCAGGTCGGGAACAAGAACGGGCTGAAGATCAGCTCGCCGTCGAACCCGACCACGCTGTCGGACGTCTACTTCCGGGTGGGCGGCCCGCACATCGGCAAGGTCGACACCGCTCTGGAGATCAACAGCGACAACGTGCTGATCGACCACACCTGGGTGTGGCGCGGTGACCACGGTGTCGAGGGCTTCACCGAGGGCGTGAACGGTGACACCCAGCGGTGGCGCACCAACACCGGTCGCTACGGCGCCGTGATCAACGGCGACAACGTGACCGCGACGGGCCTGTTCGTCGAGCACTTCCAGAAGTACAACACCGTCTGGAACGGCGAGAAGGGCACGACGGTGCTCTACCAGAACGAACTGCCGTACGACCCGCCGACCCAGGCGGACTGGATGAACGGCAAGACCAAGGGTTACGCGGGTTACAAGGTCGGAGACAAGGTCAAGAACCATTCCCTGTACGGGGCGGGTGTCTACGTCTTCAACCAGAACAACCCGTCGATCGTGACCGAGAACGGTTTCGAGGTGCCTCAGCGCCCCGGCGTGAAACTGCACCACATCATGACCGTCAACCTCAGCGCCGGCGTGATCAACCACGTCGTCAACGGGGTGGGTGAGGCCGCCGACATGACGAAGGTGGGGGCCCCGGTCTTCATCACCGACTACCCCGCGTCCTAG
- a CDS encoding methyl-accepting chemotaxis protein gives MLTALRRIKIGVRLVLSMSLLLTLIVSMIAVGLSAMAGQRRATAAVQEYREATRLAMQVKFRSADFNGWQTAYAFDVARGVPGATADTAGSRAAFLASADAFRRELAALRGARLTDAERTAAGRAAELFEEFMSLDKTIIADYRNGRPAALARGHELVAVDEIKLFNEAAAAVDQLVDSVDRNSLLAVKAAEEASRRSSAVMIAAGIVVVLLGAILAALLVSSITRPLRDLNLRLAEIADGDGDLTQRVHDDGRDEVGRAARSFNRFAERMQRPVAKVADEAGRVARAADELGTVSAQLAGGAAQTSSQAGVVSTGAEEVSAIVSTMAASAEEMTASIAEISRSAALATEIAEGGVRAAAEANETIIRLGESSAEIHEVVNLITSIAQQTNLLALNATIEAARAGESGKGFAVVAGEVKALAEQTATATERIAQRVTAIQQGSAAATQAIGQIGTVVADINATQLTIASAIEEQSATTAEMSRNVGETATGAGDIAASIQGVAQNAQGTTENAGRTRRTAEDLGRASDDLQALVASFRY, from the coding sequence ATGCTGACGGCGCTGCGCAGGATCAAGATCGGTGTACGGCTGGTGCTCAGCATGTCGTTGCTGCTCACGCTGATCGTCAGCATGATCGCCGTTGGATTGTCGGCGATGGCGGGTCAGCGGCGGGCCACGGCGGCGGTGCAGGAGTATCGCGAGGCCACGCGCCTCGCGATGCAGGTCAAGTTCCGCTCGGCAGACTTCAACGGCTGGCAGACCGCGTACGCCTTCGACGTCGCTCGCGGTGTGCCCGGCGCGACGGCCGACACCGCCGGAAGCCGGGCCGCGTTCCTGGCCTCGGCCGACGCGTTCCGCCGCGAGCTGGCCGCCCTGCGCGGGGCCCGGCTGACCGACGCCGAACGCACCGCCGCCGGCCGGGCCGCGGAGTTGTTCGAGGAGTTCATGAGCCTCGACAAGACGATCATCGCTGACTACCGCAACGGCCGTCCGGCCGCGCTGGCCCGCGGTCACGAGCTGGTTGCCGTCGACGAGATCAAGCTCTTCAACGAGGCCGCGGCCGCTGTCGACCAGCTCGTGGACTCCGTCGACCGCAACTCGCTGCTCGCCGTGAAGGCTGCCGAGGAGGCGTCCCGGCGTTCGTCCGCGGTGATGATCGCCGCCGGCATCGTGGTCGTCCTGCTCGGCGCGATCCTCGCCGCCCTCCTGGTCAGCTCGATCACCCGGCCGCTGCGCGACCTCAACCTTCGGCTCGCCGAGATCGCCGACGGGGACGGCGACCTGACCCAGCGCGTGCACGACGACGGCCGCGACGAGGTCGGCCGGGCGGCCCGCAGCTTCAACCGCTTCGCCGAGCGCATGCAGCGGCCTGTGGCCAAGGTCGCCGACGAGGCGGGCCGGGTCGCTCGCGCCGCCGACGAACTCGGCACGGTCAGTGCCCAACTGGCGGGCGGCGCGGCGCAGACCAGCAGTCAGGCCGGCGTGGTCAGCACGGGCGCGGAGGAGGTTTCGGCGATCGTGTCCACGATGGCGGCGTCGGCCGAGGAGATGACAGCGTCGATTGCCGAGATCTCCCGAAGTGCGGCCCTGGCCACCGAGATTGCCGAGGGCGGCGTGCGTGCCGCTGCCGAGGCCAACGAGACGATCATCCGGCTCGGCGAGTCGTCCGCTGAGATCCACGAGGTGGTCAACCTGATCACGTCAATCGCGCAGCAGACCAACCTGCTCGCGCTCAACGCGACCATCGAGGCCGCTCGGGCGGGCGAGAGCGGCAAGGGCTTCGCCGTCGTCGCGGGTGAGGTGAAGGCACTCGCCGAGCAGACAGCGACCGCCACCGAGCGGATCGCCCAGCGGGTCACCGCGATTCAGCAGGGCAGCGCGGCCGCGACGCAGGCGATCGGCCAGATCGGGACGGTGGTGGCGGACATCAACGCCACCCAGCTGACGATCGCCTCGGCGATCGAGGAGCAGTCGGCCACCACGGCCGAAATGAGCCGCAACGTGGGCGAGACCGCCACCGGCGCCGGTGACATCGCCGCCAGCATCCAGGGTGTCGCGCAGAACGCTCAGGGGACCACCGAGAACGCGGGCCGCACGAGGCGGACCGCTGAGGATCTGGGCCGCGCCTCGGACGACCTCCAGGCCTTGGTCGCGTCGTTCCGGTACTGA
- a CDS encoding FAD-binding oxidoreductase: MTTAVESFDTLRRRLTGALALPGDPRYTELTAGFNVAITAKPAAVVEARDAQDVAEAVRFAAATGRAAGVQATGHGLAGTFDEAILVHTGKLDECVVHPDGWARVGAGVRWQQVIDAAAEHGLAPLCGAAPGVGVVGYTTGGGLGPVARTFGWASDRVRAVEIVTGDGVPRRVTATDEPDLFWGVRGGKGALGIVTALEFDLIQQPSLYAGALYFAGADSATVLHRWREWSSTLPPAATTSLAFLQLPPMPGVPEPLAGRFTVAVRFAWTESPEAGSSVLAPIRAAADPIIDAVQTIPYAAIGMIHADPTDPMPVIEETDLLTSFPAPAADALLAVAGPAARSPQVIVELRQLGGALAAPPEHPSALCHRDAAFSLNIIGVPVPPVAALITPHAAAIRAALSPWSTGGALPNMAAGTGADRIARSYDPATLERLMALAERYDPANVLRVGQVPVRQS, translated from the coding sequence ATGACCACCGCTGTCGAGTCCTTCGACACCCTGCGTCGCAGGCTCACCGGCGCCCTGGCGCTGCCCGGCGATCCGCGGTACACCGAGCTGACGGCCGGGTTCAACGTCGCGATCACGGCCAAGCCGGCCGCCGTTGTCGAGGCACGCGACGCGCAGGACGTGGCCGAGGCCGTACGGTTCGCCGCCGCCACCGGACGCGCGGCCGGCGTGCAGGCGACCGGTCACGGCCTGGCCGGCACGTTCGACGAGGCGATCCTCGTGCACACCGGCAAGCTGGACGAGTGTGTTGTGCACCCGGACGGCTGGGCCCGGGTCGGCGCCGGGGTGCGCTGGCAGCAGGTGATCGACGCGGCGGCGGAGCACGGGCTCGCCCCGCTGTGCGGGGCGGCGCCGGGCGTGGGTGTCGTCGGCTACACCACCGGCGGAGGGCTCGGCCCGGTCGCGCGCACGTTCGGGTGGGCGTCGGACCGCGTACGGGCCGTCGAGATCGTCACCGGCGACGGCGTGCCGCGCCGGGTCACCGCGACCGACGAGCCCGACCTGTTCTGGGGTGTCCGCGGCGGCAAGGGCGCGCTCGGCATCGTCACGGCCCTCGAGTTCGACCTGATCCAACAGCCTTCCCTGTACGCCGGCGCCCTGTACTTCGCCGGCGCCGACAGCGCGACGGTGCTGCACCGCTGGCGGGAATGGTCGTCCACGCTGCCGCCGGCCGCCACCACGTCGCTGGCCTTCCTGCAGCTGCCCCCGATGCCGGGTGTGCCCGAACCGCTCGCGGGCCGGTTCACGGTGGCCGTGCGGTTCGCCTGGACCGAGTCCCCGGAGGCGGGTTCGTCGGTGCTGGCCCCCATCCGGGCGGCGGCCGACCCGATCATCGACGCGGTGCAGACCATTCCGTACGCGGCCATCGGCATGATCCACGCCGATCCCACCGACCCGATGCCGGTGATCGAGGAGACGGACCTGCTCACCTCGTTCCCGGCTCCGGCCGCGGACGCGCTGCTGGCGGTCGCGGGGCCGGCTGCCCGTTCGCCTCAGGTGATCGTCGAGCTGCGCCAGCTGGGCGGCGCCCTGGCCGCGCCGCCGGAACACCCGAGCGCCCTGTGCCACCGCGACGCCGCGTTCAGCCTGAACATCATCGGCGTGCCCGTGCCGCCGGTGGCCGCCCTGATCACACCGCACGCGGCGGCGATCCGTGCGGCGCTGTCGCCGTGGTCGACCGGCGGGGCGCTGCCCAACATGGCCGCCGGGACGGGGGCGGACCGGATCGCCCGCTCGTACGACCCGGCCACGCTGGAGCGGCTGATGGCTCTGGCCGAGCGGTACGACCCGGCGAACGTCCTGCGGGTGGGACAGGTGCCTGTCCGCCAGTCCTGA
- a CDS encoding RNA polymerase sigma factor, whose product MTVVEAAFREHRGPLLATLVAELRSFDLAEEALQDAFAAATAQWPGEGVPRRPAAWLLAVARRRAVDRRRREETLTRYLPLLITEEPRTPSAADDSLGLLFACCHPALGRESRVALTLRFVAGLTVPEIARLFLVSESTMAARITRAKQKIRTAGIPLRLPTPADLPERVPGVHAVLYLLFTEGYRSYRDEVAAEAVRLTRLLHDLLPSDAETAALLALMLLQHSRRRARRRDGRLVLLADQDRTRWNASEIAEALTLLAADAPDSPYGLQALIAARHATAERAEDTDWPAIALLYARLEAVTGSPVVRLNRAVAVLESEGPAAALRLLDGLEEQLPRNHHVPAARAECLLRLGDRAAAAEHFERAAVLAPTATERDFLRGRAGTGSGG is encoded by the coding sequence ATGACCGTCGTCGAGGCCGCCTTCCGGGAGCACCGCGGGCCGCTGCTCGCCACGCTCGTCGCGGAGTTGCGCAGCTTCGACCTGGCCGAGGAGGCGCTGCAGGACGCCTTCGCCGCCGCCACCGCCCAGTGGCCCGGCGAGGGCGTCCCGCGGCGCCCGGCCGCCTGGCTGCTCGCGGTGGCCCGTCGCCGGGCGGTCGACCGGCGTCGCCGTGAGGAAACCCTGACCCGCTACCTGCCCCTGCTGATCACCGAGGAGCCGCGCACCCCGAGCGCGGCGGACGACTCGCTGGGCCTGCTGTTCGCCTGCTGTCACCCCGCGCTGGGCCGGGAATCACGGGTCGCGCTCACTCTGCGGTTCGTCGCCGGCCTGACCGTGCCCGAGATCGCCCGGTTGTTCCTGGTGTCCGAGAGCACCATGGCCGCCCGGATCACGCGGGCCAAGCAGAAGATCCGGACGGCCGGGATCCCGCTGCGGCTGCCCACCCCGGCCGACCTGCCCGAACGGGTACCCGGCGTGCACGCCGTGCTCTATCTGCTGTTCACCGAGGGCTACCGGTCCTACCGTGACGAGGTCGCCGCGGAGGCGGTCCGGCTGACCCGGCTGCTGCACGATCTGCTCCCGTCCGACGCCGAGACGGCCGCACTGCTCGCGCTCATGCTGTTGCAGCACTCCCGGCGGCGCGCGCGACGACGGGACGGTCGTCTTGTGCTGCTGGCCGACCAGGACCGTACGCGGTGGAACGCCTCGGAGATCGCCGAAGCGCTCACGCTGCTCGCGGCGGACGCCCCGGACAGCCCGTACGGGCTCCAAGCGCTGATCGCCGCCCGGCATGCCACCGCCGAACGGGCCGAGGACACCGACTGGCCCGCCATCGCTTTGCTCTACGCGCGTCTCGAGGCGGTGACCGGCTCGCCCGTCGTCCGGCTCAACCGCGCGGTCGCCGTGCTCGAGTCGGAGGGGCCGGCCGCCGCTCTGAGGTTGCTCGACGGGCTGGAGGAGCAACTCCCGCGAAACCACCACGTTCCGGCCGCCCGCGCCGAGTGCCTTCTGCGCCTCGGTGACCGGGCAGCCGCCGCGGAGCACTTCGAGCGCGCCGCCGTCCTGGCGCCGACCGCTACCGAACGTGACTTCCTGCGAGGGCGGGCCGGTACCGGTTCCGGGGGCTGA
- a CDS encoding YciI family protein, with product MKYALLMYSVEKSWAEADEATREKVYAAHGRFSELLRERDAERGGEELALSNTATTVRVRDGEALLTDGPYAETAEQLGGFYLVEARDLDEALEFARQLATVEDIIEVRPVVEHPAG from the coding sequence ATGAAGTACGCACTGCTCATGTACAGCGTCGAGAAGAGCTGGGCCGAGGCCGACGAGGCCACCCGGGAGAAGGTGTACGCGGCGCACGGGCGCTTCTCGGAGCTGCTGCGCGAGCGCGACGCCGAGCGTGGCGGAGAGGAACTGGCCCTGTCGAACACCGCCACGACCGTACGGGTCCGCGACGGCGAGGCGTTGCTGACCGACGGCCCGTACGCCGAGACCGCCGAGCAACTGGGCGGCTTCTACCTGGTCGAGGCCCGCGACCTGGACGAGGCGCTCGAGTTCGCCCGGCAGCTGGCCACCGTGGAGGACATCATCGAGGTCCGCCCGGTCGTGGAGCACCCGGCCGGATGA
- a CDS encoding TetR/AcrR family transcriptional regulator: protein MTTLTPDVRAAMIAAAEQQLVASPDGDIATRAVCEAVGVTQPVLYRLFGDKNGLLDALADDGLRRYAEHKAAQPTTDDPVADLVAGWDDHIDFGRRNPALYQLMFAPRPRSHAQARRKIMDLLEAALLRCAAVGALRVTPNAAAQLILPANVGLVLSCIAQPELFDDPNLSSRTRDAIFAAVLTSPAELAAEDPVAAAALRLRSQLAVTGADALEPAELALLDRWLERLSWPGSPATPGSVA, encoded by the coding sequence ATGACGACCCTCACGCCCGACGTGCGAGCCGCGATGATTGCCGCCGCCGAGCAGCAACTGGTGGCCTCGCCGGACGGCGACATCGCCACCCGGGCCGTCTGCGAGGCGGTCGGCGTGACCCAGCCGGTGCTCTATCGGCTCTTCGGCGACAAGAACGGGCTGCTCGACGCGCTGGCCGACGACGGACTGCGGCGCTACGCCGAACACAAGGCGGCACAGCCCACCACCGACGACCCGGTGGCCGACCTGGTCGCCGGCTGGGACGACCACATCGACTTCGGCCGTCGCAACCCGGCGCTCTACCAGCTGATGTTCGCCCCGCGGCCCCGCTCGCACGCCCAGGCCCGCCGCAAGATCATGGACCTGCTGGAAGCGGCCCTCCTGCGTTGCGCCGCCGTCGGAGCGCTGCGCGTCACCCCCAACGCGGCCGCCCAGCTGATCCTGCCGGCCAACGTCGGGCTGGTGCTGAGCTGTATCGCCCAGCCGGAGCTTTTCGACGACCCCAACCTTTCCTCCCGTACGCGGGACGCCATCTTCGCCGCCGTGCTGACCTCGCCCGCCGAGCTCGCCGCCGAAGATCCCGTGGCCGCGGCCGCGCTTCGGCTCCGCTCCCAGCTGGCCGTCACCGGCGCCGACGCCCTCGAGCCGGCCGAGCTCGCCCTGCTCGACCGCTGGTTGGAACGCCTCTCCTGGCCGGGCAGCCCGGCAACGCCCGGAAGCGTCGCCTGA
- a CDS encoding LysR family transcriptional regulator — protein MLEIRRLVLLRELAIRGTIAAVADALNFSPSAVSQQLSLLEKEAGRPLLRKSGRGVQLTPEAEVLVESVGEILDSLERAEAGLRAAGTRVGGRVRVAVFQSAALALMPATLLAMASRFPDVRVEMVQREPEEALRETWARDFDMVIAEQYPAHAAPHHPGLDRHPLTTDAIRLALPSADAALHPVASLDEARHMPWVMEPRGTASRHFAEQLCRSTGFEPDVRYETADLQAHIRLVESGNAVALIPDLLWLGRSTSCRLLDLPNRPRRTIFTAQRVAGAASPASQALRRTLEQVAGGLTAGG, from the coding sequence ATGCTGGAGATCAGGCGTCTTGTGCTGCTGCGCGAGCTGGCCATCCGGGGCACCATCGCGGCCGTGGCCGACGCGCTCAACTTCTCCCCGTCGGCGGTGTCGCAGCAGCTCAGCCTGCTCGAAAAGGAGGCCGGCCGCCCGCTGCTGCGCAAGTCGGGCCGCGGCGTGCAGCTCACCCCCGAGGCCGAGGTGCTGGTCGAGTCGGTCGGCGAGATCCTCGACAGCCTCGAACGGGCCGAGGCCGGGCTGCGGGCGGCAGGCACCCGGGTCGGCGGCCGCGTCCGGGTGGCTGTCTTCCAGTCGGCCGCGCTGGCCCTGATGCCGGCGACTCTGCTGGCCATGGCGTCCCGCTTTCCCGACGTACGGGTCGAAATGGTGCAGCGCGAGCCCGAGGAGGCGCTGCGTGAAACCTGGGCCCGCGACTTCGACATGGTGATCGCTGAGCAGTACCCGGCTCACGCCGCCCCACACCACCCCGGCCTCGACCGGCACCCGCTCACCACCGACGCCATCCGCCTGGCCCTGCCCTCAGCCGACGCCGCCCTGCATCCGGTGGCCTCCCTCGACGAGGCCCGCCACATGCCGTGGGTGATGGAGCCGCGGGGGACGGCGTCGCGCCATTTCGCCGAACAGCTCTGCCGTTCCACCGGTTTCGAGCCCGACGTACGGTATGAGACCGCCGACCTGCAGGCCCACATCCGCCTCGTCGAGTCGGGCAACGCGGTCGCCCTGATCCCCGATCTGCTCTGGCTGGGCCGCTCCACCTCATGCCGCCTGCTCGACCTGCCGAACCGCCCCCGCCGCACCATCTTCACGGCTCAGCGAGTGGCCGGCGCCGCCTCCCCGGCATCCCAGGCCCTGCGCAGGACCCTCGAGCAGGTTGCCGGCGGTCTCACGGCCGGCGGCTAA